One Planktothrix serta PCC 8927 DNA window includes the following coding sequences:
- a CDS encoding PIN domain-containing protein, giving the protein MINKYLLDTNILIYYFNDGSEVQSIFDEIEVEKDKLRSPI; this is encoded by the coding sequence ATGATTAATAAATATCTTCTCGATACCAACATCTTGATTTACTACTTTAATGATGGGTCAGAAGTTCAGTCTATATTTGATGAAATTGAAGTTGAAAAAGACAAGTTGCGATCGCCAATCTAA
- a CDS encoding PAS domain-containing hybrid sensor histidine kinase/response regulator has product MNQGGKISQFEDILAKGGEIGKLLSAIDWNVTSLGSISTWPQSLRTALNISLTSPLPMIVFWGENWVQLYNDAYRLLLGIVEPKRSLGQPASEMEGELCNCINPCLQTVLTTGETTQILNQPLQIERNGDVKTRYFSFIYSPIWTETGSIGGIFTTVTETTLELVNIPSQEDTERKDLLQQLETERSRLEAVLQQMPAGVLLADGKSGQLVLANKQVSQIIGYSYETESKLEEYDQIVDFEGFRANGQRYAPEEWPLMRSLSTGEIVTAEEIRLERTDGSEVLISVNSAPIRDQHGEIVAVVAIFQDITEAKRLEDALRLSEAKFNRLVDANIIGVIVCTLDKIVEANDMFLQMVGYTREQLIAGEISWLNLTPAEYLDLDEQGIEDLRNTGKCTPFEKEYIHSSGSRIPILLGATLLEENPLTCLCFVLDLTELKQTEIEREELLKRERTAREEAEAANRIKDEFLAVLSHELRSPLNPILGWASLLRAGKMNEETTHRALEIIERNAKLQAQLIEDLLDVSRILRGKLALSTFPVHLENAIHAALETVQLAADAKEIGLYTHLEPNVRPVLGDLGRLQQIIWNLVSNAVKFTEPGGRVDIYLETVNNQGQVRVQDTGQGIPLDFLPHVFEYFRQADSTTTRQFGGLGLGLAIVRYLTELHGGMVWAESLGEGQGATFTVRLPLMMDGEETDFDGELIIDVIDLTGIKILAIDDEADMRELVAFSLEEAGACVQLAASAQETLLLLNESLPDVIICDIGMPEVNGYMLMSEIRSKPLEKGGKIPAIALTAYAGETNHKKALAAGFQMHLSKPVEPDKLVEAIAKLLKQSQLRMCDR; this is encoded by the coding sequence GTGAATCAAGGGGGAAAGATATCTCAATTTGAAGATATCTTGGCGAAAGGTGGTGAAATCGGTAAGCTATTATCTGCTATTGATTGGAACGTAACCTCTCTGGGCAGTATCTCGACTTGGCCGCAGAGTTTACGCACCGCTTTAAATATTAGCCTGACATCTCCCTTGCCCATGATTGTGTTTTGGGGTGAGAATTGGGTTCAACTGTATAACGATGCTTACCGTCTATTATTGGGGATTGTTGAGCCGAAACGGAGTTTAGGACAACCTGCGTCTGAAATGGAGGGAGAATTGTGCAACTGTATTAACCCCTGTCTTCAGACCGTATTAACAACGGGAGAAACCACCCAAATCCTCAACCAACCGCTACAAATTGAACGGAATGGGGATGTTAAAACCCGTTATTTCTCCTTTATCTATAGTCCAATTTGGACAGAAACCGGAAGTATTGGCGGTATTTTTACAACGGTGACGGAAACGACTTTAGAACTTGTTAATATACCTTCTCAGGAAGATACAGAACGAAAAGACCTTTTACAACAATTAGAAACCGAACGCTCCCGACTTGAAGCCGTATTGCAACAAATGCCTGCGGGGGTATTACTAGCCGATGGAAAATCCGGTCAACTGGTGTTAGCAAATAAACAGGTAAGTCAAATTATTGGCTATTCCTACGAGACAGAATCGAAACTTGAAGAATATGATCAAATCGTAGATTTCGAGGGTTTTCGTGCCAATGGTCAACGCTACGCACCGGAGGAATGGCCCTTAATGCGATCGCTTTCCACCGGAGAAATTGTTACCGCCGAGGAAATCCGGTTAGAACGGACTGATGGGAGCGAAGTCTTGATTTCCGTCAATTCTGCCCCTATTCGAGATCAACACGGCGAGATTGTGGCGGTTGTTGCTATTTTTCAGGATATTACAGAAGCGAAACGCTTAGAAGATGCTCTAAGATTGAGTGAAGCCAAGTTTAACCGTTTAGTTGATGCCAATATTATTGGGGTGATTGTTTGCACTTTAGACAAAATTGTGGAAGCCAATGATATGTTTTTACAGATGGTCGGTTATACCCGTGAACAATTGATTGCGGGTGAAATTAGTTGGCTGAATTTAACTCCGGCTGAATATCTTGATCTTGATGAACAAGGAATAGAAGATCTCCGCAATACCGGAAAATGTACACCCTTTGAAAAGGAATATATTCACTCGTCGGGAAGTCGGATTCCAATTTTACTAGGGGCAACTTTATTAGAAGAAAATCCCCTGACTTGTCTTTGCTTTGTCTTAGATTTGACCGAACTCAAACAAACTGAAATTGAACGGGAAGAACTGCTAAAACGGGAACGAACCGCACGGGAAGAAGCAGAGGCAGCAAATCGGATTAAGGATGAGTTTTTGGCGGTTTTGTCCCATGAGTTGCGATCGCCTTTAAATCCGATTTTAGGATGGGCAAGTTTATTGCGGGCGGGTAAGATGAATGAGGAAACAACCCATCGGGCGTTAGAAATTATTGAACGCAATGCTAAGTTACAGGCGCAACTAATTGAGGATTTGTTAGATGTTTCTCGGATTTTGCGCGGAAAGTTGGCGTTAAGCACGTTTCCGGTGCATTTGGAAAATGCGATTCATGCAGCCTTGGAGACGGTACAATTAGCCGCAGATGCCAAAGAAATTGGGCTTTATACACACCTAGAACCCAATGTCCGCCCAGTTTTAGGGGATTTAGGCCGTTTACAACAAATTATTTGGAATCTGGTTTCCAATGCGGTCAAATTCACCGAGCCAGGGGGCCGGGTGGACATCTATTTAGAAACGGTGAATAACCAGGGTCAAGTCAGGGTTCAGGATACGGGTCAAGGAATTCCATTGGATTTTCTACCCCATGTTTTTGAGTATTTTCGGCAAGCCGATAGTACCACCACTCGGCAGTTTGGGGGGTTGGGACTGGGGTTAGCGATTGTTCGGTATTTAACAGAGTTACATGGGGGAATGGTTTGGGCTGAAAGTCTAGGGGAAGGACAGGGAGCGACGTTTACGGTGAGATTACCTTTAATGATGGATGGGGAGGAGACGGATTTTGATGGGGAATTGATCATAGATGTGATTGATTTAACGGGGATTAAAATTCTAGCGATTGATGATGAAGCAGATATGCGGGAGTTAGTGGCATTTTCGTTAGAAGAAGCGGGGGCTTGTGTGCAGTTAGCGGCTTCGGCTCAAGAGACTTTATTATTATTAAATGAATCCTTACCCGATGTGATCATTTGTGATATTGGAATGCCAGAGGTGAATGGTTATATGTTGATGAGTGAAATTAGAAGCAAACCTTTAGAAAAAGGAGGAAAAATTCCCGCGATCGCCTTAACTGCTTATGCCGGAGAAACAAATCACAAAAAAGCCCTGGCTGCTGGATTTCAAATGCACTTATCTAAACCTGTTGAACCGGATAAATTAGTAGAAGCGATCGCCAAATTATTAAAACAAAGTCAATTAAGAATGTGCGATCGCTAA
- a CDS encoding DUF5615 family PIN-like protein produces the protein MKFLIDQDVYAVTTKFLIDAGHDVIVVAQMGLAQASDEEILRVAQAENRILVTRDRDYGNLVFVRAIATGVIYLRVLPKTVNGVHNELARVIENYSEVELKGAFVVVEADGYRFRKPLA, from the coding sequence ATGAAGTTTCTGATAGACCAAGATGTATACGCTGTCACCACAAAATTTTTGATTGATGCAGGACATGATGTAATTGTTGTCGCTCAAATGGGTCTAGCGCAAGCAAGTGATGAAGAAATACTCAGAGTAGCGCAAGCAGAAAATCGCATCCTGGTTACGCGAGACAGAGATTACGGAAATCTTGTTTTTGTGAGGGCGATCGCAACAGGTGTGATTTACCTTCGAGTTTTACCTAAAACGGTGAATGGAGTTCATAACGAACTCGCAAGAGTTATAGAAAATTATTCTGAAGTAGAACTAAAAGGGGCATTTGTGGTTGTAGAAGCTGATGGATATCGGTTTAGAAAACCGCTTGCATAG
- a CDS encoding dynamin family protein, whose amino-acid sequence MNINFRQYREQQGMSQEEVASRLRISVDNVRLGEKFPAKVSMGLAMKWLQVLGVDLATAMSEETPPLQGIEPGFPYAELYRRLNLLNQYINETPPLDEFEFPTNPKLPLPDDVLTQIQDYYQKPNVVLTGGFDTGKSHLANSILGSKNLPESYQPATKLITIIRHLGNRPHWFNSDVWIIDEDFWLDKYGKHTIDLKLLDNRKHCEKHRLYSGSFDILEKYGVHKYDNNKTEIAGHTAIVYLDSPLLKACNLIDLPGYSDQPDEISKDVDKANSATQIADILIYTSLAKGHINGQDMPRLTNLLRLLPTPENESQNFPTLGNLFIVATHADPSISNTDLPNILNNASARLYNHLNETAIQKRREATNREITLDDVRKQFFTFWTERPDRCQRLFDELTKLLAEYYPESIQCQVDREINAIKNDNQKQCAEQIEQYQQTLANIEESRNVLKEAEANEPARQKDMQQKRNYVRKRIKELGEDTEKSFQKYAESIINVNSIEQTIRKKYNNKKEAQEYVAGYLVDLLQSNLETLISTNSEKLKAEIDDYLEGYPELKLTTKDGIKVSIPFDTKGAFLGGIAGLGAYGALAAWAAGLGNLGGYILVAKLVSLLSALGISIGGGTAAVISFIAVIGGPIVLGIALAAGLASLIFGLFGEAWQSRLAKQIVKYFEEQDICGKLLTGNKQYWQDTATAFEKGAEAVETAWKDYLENQRELVSPETQSRERIEEIIKKLEVLRDFFADIPWTIQGEC is encoded by the coding sequence ATGAATATTAATTTCCGACAATATCGTGAACAACAGGGTATGAGCCAAGAAGAAGTTGCTAGTCGGCTCAGAATTTCTGTTGATAATGTTAGGCTGGGCGAGAAGTTTCCGGCAAAAGTTTCAATGGGGCTGGCCATGAAATGGTTACAAGTTTTAGGGGTTGATCTCGCAACCGCGATGTCAGAAGAAACGCCACCACTCCAAGGAATTGAACCTGGTTTTCCTTATGCTGAACTTTATCGGAGGCTAAATTTACTCAATCAATACATCAATGAAACTCCACCTTTGGATGAATTTGAATTTCCAACGAATCCGAAGCTACCTCTACCTGATGATGTTTTAACACAAATTCAGGACTATTATCAAAAACCTAATGTTGTTTTAACAGGAGGATTTGACACAGGAAAATCCCATCTAGCAAATAGTATTTTAGGCAGTAAAAATTTGCCTGAAAGCTATCAGCCTGCTACAAAACTGATTACAATAATTCGTCATCTTGGGAATCGTCCCCATTGGTTTAATTCCGATGTTTGGATTATTGATGAGGATTTTTGGCTAGATAAATATGGTAAACATACAATTGATTTAAAACTCTTAGACAATCGCAAACATTGTGAAAAGCATCGTTTGTATTCTGGCTCCTTCGATATTCTCGAAAAATATGGTGTGCACAAATATGATAATAATAAAACCGAGATCGCAGGTCATACAGCGATCGTTTATCTTGACTCGCCATTACTAAAAGCTTGCAACTTGATCGATCTCCCAGGTTATTCTGATCAACCTGATGAAATTTCAAAAGATGTTGACAAAGCTAATAGCGCAACTCAAATTGCAGATATCTTGATCTATACTTCGCTTGCAAAAGGTCACATTAATGGTCAAGATATGCCCCGACTTACAAATTTACTGCGTTTATTACCTACTCCAGAAAATGAATCTCAAAATTTTCCGACTCTAGGTAATCTGTTTATTGTGGCGACACACGCCGATCCAAGTATTTCTAATACTGATCTTCCTAATATTCTAAATAATGCCTCCGCCAGACTTTATAATCACCTCAATGAAACCGCAATACAGAAGCGCAGGGAGGCAACAAATCGGGAGATTACCCTGGATGATGTGCGAAAGCAATTTTTTACCTTCTGGACAGAAAGACCTGATCGCTGTCAACGTTTATTTGATGAGTTAACTAAACTACTTGCTGAGTATTATCCTGAATCAATCCAGTGTCAAGTTGATCGAGAAATTAATGCCATCAAAAATGATAATCAAAAACAATGTGCTGAACAAATTGAGCAATATCAGCAAACTCTTGCCAATATAGAAGAGTCTCGAAACGTCCTTAAAGAAGCCGAGGCTAATGAACCTGCCCGTCAAAAAGATATGCAGCAAAAGCGCAATTATGTTAGAAAACGCATCAAGGAGTTAGGAGAAGATACCGAAAAATCATTTCAGAAGTATGCAGAATCAATAATCAATGTAAATTCTATTGAGCAAACTATCCGCAAGAAATATAACAACAAGAAGGAAGCGCAAGAATATGTTGCTGGTTATCTGGTAGATCTGTTACAAAGTAATTTGGAAACTTTGATCAGCACCAATTCAGAAAAATTAAAAGCTGAAATAGATGATTATTTAGAAGGATACCCAGAGCTTAAACTTACCACAAAAGATGGGATAAAAGTCTCTATTCCCTTCGATACAAAAGGAGCTTTTTTAGGTGGAATAGCCGGATTAGGTGCTTATGGTGCTTTAGCAGCTTGGGCAGCAGGTCTTGGCAACCTTGGTGGCTATATTTTGGTAGCAAAATTAGTCAGTCTTTTGTCAGCACTTGGTATTAGTATTGGTGGCGGAACCGCAGCAGTAATTTCCTTTATTGCTGTCATCGGTGGCCCGATCGTTCTAGGAATCGCTTTAGCTGCTGGACTGGCTTCCTTAATATTTGGCTTATTTGGAGAAGCTTGGCAAAGTCGTTTAGCAAAACAAATTGTTAAATACTTTGAAGAACAGGATATTTGTGGAAAGTTACTAACAGGAAACAAACAGTATTGGCAAGATACAGCTACAGCTTTTGAAAAAGGTGCTGAAGCAGTAGAAACTGCCTGGAAAGACTATCTTGAGAATCAGCGCGAACTCGTTTCTCCTGAAACTCAGTCAAGAGAGCGTATTGAGGAAATTATTAAAAAACTGGAGGTACTGAGAGATTTTTTCGCCGACATTCCCTGGACAATACAGGGAGAATGTTAG
- a CDS encoding type II toxin-antitoxin system VapC family toxin — MEWIAQLQGKVVGLDTAPLIYFMEKNPNYLEMMRLFFKSFDLGDFRLVTSTLTLVEVLVHPLRQKNTILAQKYREILLNQESLTVVELTPDIAEKAAQLRATYNLRSPDAIQMATAICEGASFFLTNDARLPSLPELTVLVLENLRI, encoded by the coding sequence ATGGAATGGATAGCTCAGTTACAAGGAAAAGTTGTGGGATTAGACACCGCGCCTTTGATTTACTTTATGGAGAAAAATCCAAACTATTTAGAGATGATGAGACTTTTCTTTAAATCGTTCGATCTCGGTGATTTTAGGCTGGTGACATCAACACTAACACTCGTAGAAGTGCTAGTTCATCCCCTGCGACAGAAAAACACTATTTTGGCTCAAAAATATCGTGAAATATTGCTCAATCAAGAAAGTTTAACTGTGGTTGAATTAACTCCAGATATTGCTGAAAAAGCAGCACAACTGAGAGCAACTTATAATTTGCGATCGCCCGATGCTATTCAAATGGCTACAGCTATCTGTGAGGGTGCTTCATTTTTTTTGACAAATGATGCCCGGTTGCCTTCTTTACCGGAGTTAACGGTTTTAGTGTTGGAGAATTTGAGAATTTGA
- a CDS encoding DUF433 domain-containing protein, whose amino-acid sequence MDRISVNPQIHFGKPCIAGTRITIQSVLELLNEGLSFAEIIRDYYPDLQVEDIRACLQYAIALVAAEDVHLALA is encoded by the coding sequence ATGGACAGGATATCGGTCAACCCTCAAATCCACTTCGGTAAGCCTTGCATAGCAGGTACCCGCATCACTATTCAGAGTGTTCTCGAATTGCTAAATGAAGGACTTTCTTTTGCAGAAATTATCCGAGACTACTATCCCGATTTGCAAGTAGAGGATATTAGAGCGTGTCTACAGTATGCGATCGCACTGGTGGCGGCTGAAGATGTGCATTTGGCATTAGCTTAA
- a CDS encoding type II toxin-antitoxin system Phd/YefM family antitoxin: MTTVQKIVDISVAQMSVQELLHLVDEGTEILLTDGNNPLARLVPISQQNVPRIAGLHQGEIWTSNDFDAPLPEEFWTTGG, encoded by the coding sequence ATGACCACAGTTCAAAAAATAGTAGATATCAGTGTAGCACAAATGAGTGTACAAGAATTATTACACCTGGTTGATGAAGGGACAGAGATTTTACTGACAGATGGTAATAACCCGTTGGCTCGTCTAGTTCCTATTTCTCAACAAAATGTACCTCGAATAGCCGGACTACACCAGGGAGAAATATGGACAAGTAATGATTTTGATGCACCATTACCCGAAGAATTTTGGACAACAGGTGGATGA
- a CDS encoding type II toxin-antitoxin system VapC family toxin, with translation MKLLFDTHTFIWWDSQPNKLSQTALALLQDRSSILLLSVVSIWEIQIKLQVGKLTLNRALLEIIESQQKINQIEVLPVNLDHVLALDSLPLIHKDPFDRLLVAQANVENAALVSGDPIVAQYPVNVNW, from the coding sequence ATGAAATTATTATTTGATACTCATACTTTTATTTGGTGGGATAGTCAGCCCAATAAACTATCACAAACAGCTTTGGCACTGTTGCAAGACAGATCAAGTATTTTGTTACTTAGTGTGGTCAGTATTTGGGAGATACAAATTAAGTTACAGGTAGGTAAACTAACACTAAATCGAGCTTTACTAGAAATTATTGAAAGTCAGCAAAAAATTAATCAAATAGAAGTGCTACCTGTGAACCTGGATCATGTTTTAGCATTGGATAGTTTGCCACTTATTCATAAAGATCCTTTTGATCGTTTGTTGGTTGCACAAGCGAATGTAGAAAATGCTGCCTTAGTTAGCGGCGATCCAATTGTTGCCCAATATCCAGTCAATGTTAATTGGTAA
- a CDS encoding pepsin/retropepsin-like aspartic protease family protein produces the protein MPSTIEFPFSDDEALPTIPITLSHAGFSVSANALLDTGSAVNLLPYDIGLQLGAIWEEQTVRLPLTGNLARVEARGVFVYVQIGNLEPVRLAFAWAQSSQMPLILGQTNFFREFDVCFQRSRCTIEIIRF, from the coding sequence ATGCCTAGTACAATCGAGTTTCCCTTTTCTGACGATGAAGCATTACCCACGATTCCCATCACTCTGAGTCATGCAGGCTTTTCTGTCTCCGCGAATGCACTGCTAGATACTGGGTCTGCGGTCAACCTATTACCTTATGACATAGGGCTGCAATTGGGTGCAATTTGGGAGGAACAAACTGTCCGCTTGCCATTGACTGGAAATCTTGCAAGGGTTGAGGCGCGGGGTGTATTTGTGTATGTTCAAATTGGGAATCTGGAACCAGTTCGTCTAGCATTTGCCTGGGCACAATCCTCTCAGATGCCCTTAATTCTTGGGCAAACGAACTTCTTTCGAGAATTTGATGTTTGTTTTCAGAGATCGCGATGCACGATCGAGATTATCCGCTTCTAA
- a CDS encoding AAA family ATPase, whose product MKIKIKNLGIIEQAEINLKPLTVFIGENNTGKTWTAYLLAAIFGVEAYKEYLETQLDLKNEVNYPPLETAVKQLIEEGNAQLDLVNFSQEYLEKYINGVADLAASLMNEFMCSQRISFDNLDVKIELGKSANHYFAKIGNAAIESKISASKRSKKGLLNAVKESNNNRVYFYSGNESDILQKLPEKVIREFIYEVVFQTIHRSFYGYTYPFPTERTTFITLPLFNKIQKEKVFTVADANEITNDLKNETPINAVQRFIFTMLTASQKNFTEREKEIKDKPKIQKYINLAKLLEQDILKGKVDFEPSELRRELLFQTSNEMKLEMPIVSSMVKELAPLVLCLRYLVEPDEWLIIDEPEMNLHPSAQVEMIEFLAMLVQAGLNVLITTHSPYIVDHLSNLMRAAKRDDQEAIKERFYLGNIEAFISQEKVGVYLFKDRTAKNILNEEGFIDWETFSNVSDDISHIFS is encoded by the coding sequence ATGAAAATTAAAATCAAAAATCTAGGTATCATTGAGCAAGCTGAAATTAACCTAAAGCCTTTAACTGTTTTTATCGGTGAAAACAATACAGGTAAAACCTGGACAGCTTATCTTTTAGCTGCTATTTTTGGCGTTGAAGCGTATAAGGAATATTTAGAAACACAGTTAGATCTAAAAAATGAAGTTAATTATCCTCCCTTAGAAACAGCAGTTAAACAATTAATAGAGGAAGGAAATGCTCAACTTGATTTAGTGAATTTTTCTCAAGAGTATCTGGAAAAATATATTAATGGAGTAGCTGATTTAGCTGCATCGTTGATGAATGAATTCATGTGTAGTCAACGAATTAGTTTTGATAACCTTGATGTCAAAATAGAATTAGGTAAATCTGCTAATCACTATTTTGCGAAAATTGGTAATGCTGCTATAGAAAGCAAAATTTCCGCGAGCAAAAGAAGTAAAAAAGGTTTACTTAATGCAGTTAAAGAAAGCAACAATAATCGGGTTTACTTTTATTCAGGAAACGAATCTGACATTTTGCAAAAGTTACCTGAGAAAGTAATTAGAGAGTTTATTTATGAGGTTGTTTTTCAAACTATTCATCGTTCTTTCTATGGATATACCTATCCTTTTCCCACTGAAAGAACAACGTTTATCACGCTTCCTTTATTTAATAAAATCCAGAAAGAAAAAGTTTTTACGGTTGCAGATGCTAATGAAATTACCAATGATCTGAAGAATGAGACTCCCATTAATGCAGTTCAGCGTTTTATATTCACTATGCTTACAGCTTCTCAAAAAAATTTTACAGAACGTGAAAAAGAAATTAAGGATAAACCAAAAATCCAAAAATATATCAATTTAGCTAAGTTATTAGAACAAGATATTTTAAAAGGTAAGGTTGATTTTGAACCTTCAGAACTTCGTCGAGAACTCCTGTTTCAAACTTCTAATGAGATGAAGTTAGAAATGCCCATTGTTTCATCTATGGTCAAAGAACTGGCCCCACTTGTTCTGTGTCTTCGTTATTTAGTTGAACCGGATGAATGGTTGATTATTGACGAGCCGGAAATGAATTTACATCCCTCAGCGCAGGTGGAAATGATTGAATTTTTAGCCATGCTTGTTCAAGCAGGTTTAAATGTTTTAATTACAACCCACAGTCCTTATATTGTTGATCATTTATCCAATTTAATGAGAGCAGCAAAACGGGATGACCAAGAAGCGATTAAAGAGAGGTTTTATTTAGGAAATATAGAAGCATTTATTTCTCAGGAGAAAGTAGGTGTTTATTTATTTAAAGATAGAACAGCAAAAAATATTTTGAATGAGGAAGGATTTATTGATTGGGAAACATTTAGTAATGTTTCTGATGATATTTCCCATATCTTTTCCTAA
- a CDS encoding succinate dehydrogenase/fumarate reductase flavoprotein subunit, translated as MLEHDVIIVGGGLAGCRAAVEIARTNPSLNIAVVAKTHPIRSHSVAAQGGIAATLKNIDESDSWKAHAFDTVKGSDYLADQDAVEILAQEAPDVIIDLEHLGVLFSRLPDGRIAQRAFGGHSHNRTCYAADKTGHAILHELVNNLRRYGVHIYDEWYVMRLILEEGQAKGVVMFRINDGQLTVVRAKAVMFATGGYGRAFNTTSNDYASTGDGLAMSAMAGVPLEDMEFVQFHPTGLYPAGVLISEAVRGEGAYLINSNGERFMATYAPSRMELAPRDITSRAITLEIRAGRGINPDGSAGGPYIYLDLRHLGREKIMSRIPFCWEEAHRLLGIDAVVEPMPVRPTVHYSMGGIPTNINGQVLSGADSLVDGLFAAGEAACVSVHGANRLGSNSLLECVVYGKRTGAAIAQFVQNRKLPTIDEQRYLTEAQEQLQSLLEQSGDCRISQLRQDFQDAMTIHCGVFRNDSVMREGLSQIEALQNRYQRIYLDDKGKCWNTELIEALELKSLMIVGNLILTSALNRQESRGAHSREDYPQRNDEMFLKHTLAYYSPAGIDLAYRPVKITLFEPQERKY; from the coding sequence ATGCTAGAACATGATGTGATTATTGTTGGGGGCGGGTTAGCCGGATGTCGGGCGGCGGTAGAAATTGCCCGCACTAACCCCAGTTTAAATATAGCCGTTGTTGCTAAAACTCACCCCATTCGTTCCCATTCCGTCGCCGCCCAGGGGGGTATCGCCGCTACATTAAAAAATATCGATGAAAGCGATAGTTGGAAAGCCCATGCTTTCGATACCGTCAAGGGTTCAGACTATTTAGCTGATCAAGATGCCGTTGAAATTTTAGCCCAAGAAGCCCCAGATGTGATTATCGATTTAGAACATTTGGGAGTCTTATTTTCCCGCCTTCCCGATGGCCGTATTGCTCAACGCGCCTTCGGAGGACATTCTCATAACCGCACCTGTTACGCCGCCGATAAAACCGGCCATGCGATTTTACACGAACTGGTCAATAACCTCAGACGCTATGGCGTTCATATCTATGATGAATGGTATGTGATGCGCTTAATCTTAGAAGAGGGACAGGCGAAGGGTGTGGTCATGTTCCGTATCAATGACGGACAGTTAACCGTTGTTCGCGCTAAGGCGGTGATGTTCGCAACGGGGGGCTATGGTCGGGCGTTTAATACCACGTCCAATGACTACGCTTCAACGGGGGACGGGTTGGCGATGTCGGCGATGGCGGGAGTTCCCCTAGAAGATATGGAGTTTGTACAGTTTCATCCCACGGGGTTATATCCGGCGGGGGTGTTAATTTCTGAAGCCGTGCGGGGGGAAGGAGCTTATTTAATTAATAGTAATGGGGAACGATTTATGGCAACCTACGCCCCAAGTCGGATGGAATTAGCACCGAGAGATATTACGTCTCGCGCTATTACTTTAGAAATTCGCGCCGGACGAGGAATTAACCCGGATGGGAGTGCAGGGGGGCCTTATATTTATTTGGATTTGCGACATTTAGGACGGGAAAAAATTATGAGTCGCATTCCTTTTTGTTGGGAAGAAGCGCACCGTTTATTAGGCATTGATGCGGTCGTAGAACCGATGCCTGTACGTCCAACCGTTCATTATTCAATGGGGGGAATTCCCACTAATATTAATGGGCAAGTTTTAAGCGGTGCTGATAGTTTAGTGGATGGATTATTTGCAGCCGGAGAAGCGGCTTGTGTCTCGGTGCATGGGGCAAATCGTTTAGGCAGTAATTCCTTATTAGAATGTGTGGTTTATGGCAAAAGAACGGGGGCTGCGATCGCTCAATTTGTGCAAAATCGCAAATTACCAACAATTGATGAACAACGTTATTTGACAGAAGCTCAAGAACAATTACAATCATTATTAGAGCAATCAGGAGACTGTCGAATTAGCCAACTCCGTCAAGACTTTCAAGATGCGATGACGATTCATTGTGGTGTGTTTAGAAATGATAGCGTTATGCGAGAAGGGTTAAGTCAAATTGAAGCCTTGCAAAATCGTTATCAACGGATTTATTTAGATGATAAAGGCAAATGTTGGAATACCGAATTAATTGAAGCGTTAGAATTAAAAAGTCTAATGATTGTGGGAAATCTGATTTTAACTTCAGCCTTAAACCGTCAAGAAAGTCGAGGTGCTCACAGTCGGGAAGATTATCCTCAACGCAATGATGAAATGTTCCTCAAACATACCTTAGCTTATTATTCTCCTGCGGGTATTGATTTAGCTTATCGTCCGGTCAAAATTACCCTATTTGAACCCCAGGAACGGAAATATTAA